One Chloroflexota bacterium genomic region harbors:
- a CDS encoding YbhB/YbcL family Raf kinase inhibitor-like protein → MSSVITQVRLTSSAFADGEAIPRQYTCDGDNISPPLTWGPAPEGTAAWVLIAEDIDARLWVHWLVVNLPAGVISLPEGASRNMPQGAVEGGTDFGPATWGGPCPPSGEHRYVFTVYALAEPLVLGPELAATQIRADMYGKVLAEAKLTGTYQRKA, encoded by the coding sequence ATGAGCAGCGTCATCACTCAGGTCAGACTGACCAGTTCCGCATTCGCCGACGGCGAGGCAATCCCCCGTCAATACACCTGCGATGGCGACAACATCTCGCCCCCGCTGACCTGGGGGCCGGCGCCAGAGGGCACCGCGGCATGGGTCCTCATCGCCGAGGACATCGATGCGCGTCTGTGGGTCCACTGGCTTGTCGTCAACCTTCCCGCCGGCGTGATCTCGCTGCCGGAAGGCGCCTCCCGCAACATGCCTCAGGGAGCCGTGGAGGGCGGCACCGACTTCGGTCCGGCCACATGGGGCGGTCCGTGCCCGCCGTCCGGGGAGCATCGGTATGTCTTCACCGTGTATGCGCTGGCCGAGCCATTGGTGCTTGGGCCGGAGCTCGCCGCGACCCAGATCCGGGCCGACATGTACGGGAAGGTCCTCGCCGAGGCGAAGCTGACCGGGACGTATCAGCGCAAAGCCTAG
- a CDS encoding EAL domain-containing protein: MSVDLADTGERHQRTIRVAAWKAWLALGLAMVVAYFALPTQDLQDLLYQVPGMLAAFAVLAGAAIHRPPDRRPWLILAVGLALSSAGDWTWVILERVYGLDPFPSVADAFYLAGMGLVVMALLWLVRGRVPGGDRAGVIDALIVAVGFGMASWVFLMAPIVADTSQSFGEIAVALAYPVLDILLLCVMARLFLAPGRRVTSLQFLIAAVVAFLLADYPYAFLALQGTYETGQLVDAGRLLGAAFWGAAALHPSMRHVADPVEPGDVPFSAGRLVLLAGASLMAPAVLVIEGVTGVPINIPVIAVGCVVLFLLVVARLSGVVSDLRTTLHQRKILEAELERRALHDPLTGLANRVLFRDRLQHALARRNHSVAVLFLDLDDFKTVNDTSGHEAGDAVLTAVADSLRRTVRPADTVARLGGDEFAVLLDDNPDVYAAGLVAGRLISALEKPISIAGHQHSIGASIGISLGTSALSTAEDLMRDADIAMYVAKGQGKGRFTVFEDAAHEAVVRGMELRGDLERAIRDQQFELHYQPVLNLATGAVVGVEALVRWRHPTRGLLAPAEFIPLAEITGAIVPLGRWILGEACREAARWTAKGQGAADLFMSVNLSALQLVQSGFADQVAKMLASSGLAPRQLLLELTESVRLDHAAAAANLLQLRGLGTRLAIDDFGTGYASLSQLSRIPFDIVKIERSFVARLSPGSRAESLISGVVDLARNLGISVVAEGIENGEQVARLREIGCEYGQGFHFARPMPAAELRRYLRPAPAAAPPRRASRTPATTPARSAPRLARPAAQT; the protein is encoded by the coding sequence CGGCCGCCGGATCGTCGACCGTGGCTCATCTTGGCGGTTGGCCTCGCACTCTCCTCGGCGGGTGACTGGACCTGGGTGATCCTGGAGCGGGTCTACGGGCTCGACCCGTTCCCGTCGGTCGCCGACGCCTTCTATCTCGCGGGCATGGGCCTGGTCGTCATGGCCCTGCTGTGGCTGGTCCGTGGCCGCGTCCCGGGCGGAGATCGTGCCGGCGTGATCGACGCGCTCATCGTGGCCGTCGGCTTCGGCATGGCGAGCTGGGTCTTCCTGATGGCTCCGATCGTGGCCGACACGTCCCAGTCATTCGGCGAGATTGCGGTGGCCCTCGCCTATCCGGTGCTCGACATCCTCCTGCTCTGCGTCATGGCCCGACTCTTCCTCGCCCCGGGCCGGCGTGTCACCTCGTTGCAGTTCCTCATCGCGGCCGTTGTCGCCTTCCTGCTAGCTGACTACCCGTATGCGTTCCTCGCGCTCCAGGGCACCTATGAGACCGGCCAGCTGGTGGATGCGGGTCGGCTCCTGGGCGCGGCGTTCTGGGGCGCCGCCGCACTCCATCCTTCCATGCGCCACGTGGCCGACCCGGTCGAGCCGGGCGACGTGCCCTTCTCCGCCGGGCGCCTGGTCCTGTTGGCCGGCGCATCGCTGATGGCGCCGGCCGTACTGGTGATCGAAGGGGTGACCGGTGTGCCTATCAACATCCCGGTGATCGCAGTGGGCTGCGTCGTCCTCTTCCTCCTGGTGGTCGCCCGCCTGAGCGGCGTCGTCAGCGACCTGCGGACGACCCTGCACCAACGCAAGATCCTCGAAGCGGAGCTGGAACGGCGGGCCTTGCACGACCCCCTCACCGGGCTCGCCAACCGGGTCTTGTTCCGTGACCGCCTGCAGCATGCCCTGGCCCGCCGGAACCACTCGGTCGCCGTGCTCTTCCTGGACCTCGACGACTTCAAGACCGTGAACGACACCTCGGGCCATGAAGCCGGTGACGCGGTTCTCACGGCGGTTGCCGACTCCCTGCGTCGCACCGTCCGACCGGCAGACACGGTCGCCCGACTTGGCGGCGACGAATTCGCCGTGCTGCTGGACGACAACCCCGACGTGTACGCAGCCGGCCTGGTCGCCGGCCGCCTCATCTCCGCGTTGGAGAAACCGATATCGATCGCCGGCCATCAACACTCGATCGGCGCCAGCATCGGCATCAGCCTGGGCACCAGCGCGCTTTCGACGGCCGAGGACCTGATGCGCGATGCGGATATCGCCATGTACGTTGCCAAGGGCCAGGGCAAGGGCCGCTTCACCGTCTTCGAGGACGCCGCCCACGAGGCCGTGGTCCGTGGCATGGAGTTGCGAGGCGACCTGGAACGCGCCATCCGCGACCAGCAGTTCGAGCTGCATTACCAACCGGTCCTGAACCTTGCCACCGGTGCCGTCGTCGGCGTCGAGGCCCTGGTCCGCTGGCGCCACCCGACGCGTGGGCTCCTGGCGCCGGCCGAGTTCATCCCGCTGGCCGAGATCACCGGAGCGATCGTGCCGCTGGGCCGATGGATCCTGGGGGAGGCCTGCCGCGAGGCCGCTCGGTGGACCGCGAAGGGGCAGGGAGCGGCCGATCTCTTCATGAGCGTCAACCTGTCCGCCCTCCAGCTGGTGCAATCTGGGTTCGCCGACCAGGTCGCCAAGATGCTGGCCTCCTCCGGCCTTGCCCCGCGTCAGCTCCTGCTGGAGCTGACTGAGTCCGTTCGGCTGGACCACGCGGCGGCTGCGGCCAACCTGCTGCAGCTTCGGGGGCTCGGCACGCGCTTGGCGATCGATGACTTCGGGACTGGCTACGCCTCGCTCAGCCAGCTCAGCCGAATCCCGTTCGACATCGTGAAGATCGAGCGTTCCTTCGTCGCGAGGCTGTCCCCCGGCTCACGCGCCGAGTCGCTCATCTCCGGGGTCGTGGACCTGGCCCGCAACCTGGGGATCTCGGTGGTGGCCGAGGGGATCGAGAACGGGGAGCAGGTTGCCCGTCTGCGGGAGATCGGCTGCGAATACGGACAGGGATTCCATTTCGCGCGCCCCATGCCCGCCGCCGAACTGCGCCGATACCTCCGTCCGGCGCCTGCCGCCGCACCACCGCGCCGCGCTTCGCGGACGCCGGCGACTACGCCAGCCCGCTCTGCTCCCCGACTGGCCCGCCCCGCCGCGCAGACCTAG